In Weissella tructae, the DNA window TTATTATTCAGGAGGATTATCAATCATGACAGTTATTAATACAGAAGAGCGTTTAGCAATTTTAGGCGACTTAGTCGCTATTAAGTCAGTAAACAATAATGAAACTGAAGTTGCACAATATCTTGCGGATTTGCTTGAGAAACATGGAATCTCATCTAAGCTTGTTCCTATTAGTGAGAACCGTGCTAATTTAGTCGCTGAAATTGGTTCGGGAGAACCAGTCGTTGCTGTGACTGGTCATATGGATGTTGTTGATCCTGGGAATTTAGATGCATGGGATACAGATCCGTTTAAGATGGTTGAAAAGGATGGAAATCTTTACGGCCGTGGAACTGATGACATGAAGGCCGGGTTAAGTGCACTTGTTATTTCAATGATTGAATTGCACGCAGAAGGTAAGCCAACTACTGGAACCATTCGTTTGTTAGCCACAGTTGGAGAGGAAGTCGGGGAAAGTGGGTCTCACGCCTTTTACCAACAAGGTTATATGAAGGATGCTAGCGCACTGTTAGTTGCGGAACCATCTGGTTACAATATTGCGCATGCGCAAAAGGGATCAATGGACCTTAAGCTCGTATCTAAAGGAATCACTGTGCATAGTTCGCTACCTGAACTCGGTTATAATGCCATCAATTCATTAATTAGCATTCTAAATGAAGCAAATCTTTCATTTAGTGATCCAAAGAATCCAACGAGCCCATTGTTTGGGCCAATGGCCTTTAATGTCGATGTTTTGCAAGGTGGGACACAAGTGAATTCAATTCCCGATTTCGCTGAAGCTGAAATCAATGTCCGCACTGTCCCAGAATACAATAATGACATGGTTCTTGCAGAATTAAACAAGATCATTGCGGCATACAATACAGCCCATGCGACTGACGCGGTCCCTGAACCAGTTACCCTAGAAATTCTAATGAACGAACCACCTGTTCAAGCACCAAACGATACCAACATCATCAAACAATCACAAAAAATTGCCAAGACATATGCTAAGGCAGATATTCCAGTGATGACGATTGCT includes these proteins:
- a CDS encoding ArgE/DapE family deacylase → MTVINTEERLAILGDLVAIKSVNNNETEVAQYLADLLEKHGISSKLVPISENRANLVAEIGSGEPVVAVTGHMDVVDPGNLDAWDTDPFKMVEKDGNLYGRGTDDMKAGLSALVISMIELHAEGKPTTGTIRLLATVGEEVGESGSHAFYQQGYMKDASALLVAEPSGYNIAHAQKGSMDLKLVSKGITVHSSLPELGYNAINSLISILNEANLSFSDPKNPTSPLFGPMAFNVDVLQGGTQVNSIPDFAEAEINVRTVPEYNNDMVLAELNKIIAAYNTAHATDAVPEPVTLEILMNEPPVQAPNDTNIIKQSQKIAKTYAKADIPVMTIAGITDASNLVRDKDTDFPFLVFGPGDATQAHVINEHVGKDMYLNFIEIYIELFSTLLTD